From one Enterococcus sp. DIV2402 genomic stretch:
- a CDS encoding MarR family winged helix-turn-helix transcriptional regulator, with the protein MDRRQQLVSELMDLCHEITWLNKPVLEKALSDYTLSEIEMIEHIALIPYANVTKLAAASYMTRGAISKLAKKLIKQELIESYQQAENKKEIYFRLTKAGQEINQIHQELHQTFLERDKTVFQHMTDDEFDTVFRFIGRYRYHLKNITEE; encoded by the coding sequence ATGGATCGACGACAACAATTAGTTAGTGAATTAATGGACTTATGTCATGAAATTACGTGGTTAAATAAACCAGTATTGGAAAAAGCTTTAAGTGATTATACATTAAGTGAAATTGAAATGATTGAACATATTGCACTCATTCCTTATGCAAATGTGACGAAACTAGCAGCTGCTAGCTATATGACCCGTGGAGCTATTAGCAAATTAGCAAAAAAATTAATCAAACAAGAATTAATTGAAAGCTACCAACAAGCTGAAAATAAAAAAGAGATTTATTTTCGATTAACCAAAGCCGGACAAGAAATTAATCAAATACATCAGGAATTGCATCAAACATTTCTTGAAAGAGATAAAACTGTTTTTCAACATATGACGGATGATGAATTTGATACTGTATTTCGCTTTATTGGACGTTATCGCTATCATTTAAAAAATATCACAGAAGAGTGA
- a CDS encoding MetQ/NlpA family ABC transporter substrate-binding protein, which produces MKKQVLLGLGLSALFLLGACGKKESSAIEQPLTIGVTSGPHEEIIKHVQETASKDGFEIEVKVFDDFVAPNRALADGDLDANLFQTKPYLTEIVQTEGFELEPLSPTITLPMAVYSDSLTSLDEVKKGAKVGLPNSATQEGRALLVLQDAGLITLPEGVGQEVTVNDVKENPYELEFILVDAAQLLLRLKDLDFAVVNSNYAIDAGYFPDDSALFVENSEDLKQANYLVTRKEDADEEIFREFLEYYQTEEVKQFILDKYRGAVIPSWD; this is translated from the coding sequence ATGAAGAAACAAGTACTTTTAGGATTAGGATTAAGCGCATTATTTTTATTGGGAGCGTGTGGTAAAAAAGAAAGTAGTGCAATTGAGCAACCGTTGACAATTGGTGTGACAAGTGGTCCGCATGAAGAAATTATTAAACATGTGCAAGAAACGGCGAGCAAAGATGGCTTTGAAATTGAAGTGAAAGTGTTTGATGATTTTGTTGCACCCAATCGTGCGTTGGCTGACGGTGATTTAGATGCGAATTTATTCCAAACAAAACCATATTTAACAGAAATAGTTCAGACAGAAGGGTTTGAACTAGAACCGTTATCGCCCACCATTACTTTACCGATGGCTGTATATTCAGATTCATTGACTTCATTGGACGAAGTTAAAAAAGGTGCGAAAGTGGGGCTTCCAAATTCAGCAACCCAAGAAGGTCGTGCGTTGTTAGTCTTGCAAGATGCGGGATTGATTACTTTACCAGAAGGGGTAGGTCAAGAAGTAACAGTAAATGATGTCAAAGAAAATCCCTATGAGTTAGAATTTATTTTAGTTGATGCAGCACAACTTTTATTACGATTAAAAGATTTAGATTTTGCAGTGGTCAATTCAAATTATGCGATTGATGCTGGTTATTTCCCAGATGATTCTGCTCTTTTTGTAGAAAATTCAGAAGACTTAAAGCAAGCGAACTATCTAGTAACACGTAAAGAAGATGCGGACGAAGAAATTTTCCGAGAATTTTTAGAATATTATCAAACGGAAGAAGTGAAACAATTTATTTTAGACAAATATCGTGGGGCAGTCATTCCTTCTTGGGATTAG
- a CDS encoding DUF4956 domain-containing protein translates to MRDVLLELLKSNQGALTIQDIVLNFFIAGILGVVIYLSYRISHAGGMYSTKFNVSLVMLTLITTLVMNVIGNNIALSLGMVGALSIVRFRTAIKDSRDTAYIFWAIAAGICCGVQEYVIVSIGSGVIFLFLILFGAVKSNERYLLILRGDSSSENLVEQEMEQLFLGKVRYRVKNISNGSLEYIYELSEKQLQNADKKVSSTSAYLSNITGIKTVSIVSQNDEMSR, encoded by the coding sequence ATGAGAGACGTTTTGTTAGAATTATTAAAATCAAATCAAGGAGCATTGACTATTCAGGATATTGTATTGAATTTTTTTATTGCAGGAATTTTAGGAGTAGTTATTTATTTATCTTACCGAATTTCACATGCAGGTGGAATGTATAGTACGAAATTTAATGTGTCTTTAGTTATGTTGACACTGATTACAACTTTAGTCATGAATGTAATTGGAAATAATATTGCGCTATCTTTAGGTATGGTCGGAGCGTTATCGATTGTTCGTTTTAGAACAGCAATTAAGGATTCTCGAGACACTGCATATATTTTCTGGGCAATTGCTGCAGGAATTTGTTGTGGTGTACAAGAATATGTCATTGTGTCGATTGGTTCAGGAGTGATTTTTTTATTTTTAATTTTATTTGGAGCAGTTAAAAGCAATGAACGTTATTTATTAATTTTACGTGGTGATAGTAGTTCTGAAAATTTAGTTGAACAGGAAATGGAGCAATTATTTTTAGGAAAAGTTCGTTATCGTGTGAAAAATATCAGTAATGGTTCATTGGAATATATTTATGAATTATCAGAAAAGCAATTACAAAATGCGGATAAGAAAGTATCTTCTACATCTGCATATTTAAGTAATATTACTGGTATTAAGACTGTAAGTATTGTTAGCCAAAATGATGAAATGAGTCGATAG
- a CDS encoding polyphosphate polymerase domain-containing protein: MKQMLDVTRREIKYRISLETALLTQQYLSQILPQDSHNGVDGYLVRSLYFDSLYHDDLEEKLEGIEERQKIRLRVYSPQDQLVKLEIKEKNGDWQQKRSLTIAKKEAIRLIACDYTVLQEINHSLAQNLYYKMTTELYRPQVIVQYNRYAFMMDVNDTRVTFDQKLVASESSFDLFGESDTFYPVGFPDDVTLEIKYNHFLLSHIRELLDSIDKSSQSYSKYVMSRFISHTTE, encoded by the coding sequence ATGAAACAAATGTTAGATGTTACGAGGCGTGAAATAAAATATCGTATTTCCTTAGAAACTGCATTACTTACACAACAATATTTATCGCAAATATTACCCCAAGATAGTCACAATGGCGTAGATGGCTATCTTGTACGATCTCTTTATTTTGATAGTTTATATCACGATGACTTAGAAGAAAAATTAGAAGGAATTGAAGAACGACAAAAAATACGTCTACGTGTTTACTCTCCGCAAGATCAATTGGTAAAACTAGAAATAAAAGAAAAAAATGGCGACTGGCAACAAAAGCGTTCTTTAACAATTGCAAAAAAAGAAGCGATTCGATTAATTGCGTGTGATTATACGGTTCTACAAGAAATTAATCATTCACTGGCACAAAATCTATATTATAAGATGACAACTGAACTATATAGGCCTCAAGTAATTGTTCAATATAATCGTTATGCTTTTATGATGGATGTAAACGATACACGAGTGACTTTTGATCAAAAATTAGTAGCTAGTGAAAGTAGTTTTGATTTATTTGGCGAATCGGATACTTTTTATCCAGTAGGTTTTCCAGATGATGTGACACTAGAAATAAAATATAATCATTTTTTATTGTCACATATACGTGAACTATTGGATAGTATTGATAAATCTTCACAATCATATAGTAAGTATGTAATGTCGCGTTTTATTAGTCACACAACTGAATAA
- a CDS encoding MFS transporter — protein sequence MNSTINKHALTFGFISVFLTGLGLTIVSPVLPFIVETYTTNAHSQATVVTLLMAMYALAVFLAAPLLGKLSDRYGRRPVMILSLLGSAFGYFIFGLGGSIMLLFIGRLIEGITGGEISAIFAYFSDITPVSERTKYFGWISALVGVGTAIGPSLGGFLATFGNHIPMYAGAVITLLNAIYGYFFMPETLDKSQRLTSISIQQMNPLRELVHLLTQKAVKWLLLTGFFIWVPNGSLQAIFSQFSIDTFAWQPTFIGFLFSILGILDIFSQAFIMPRMLTKLSDKQIATVGMISETIGYGLIALSAIFSVVPIFIIGMTLFGIGDAIFGPAFNGLLSKSVAANEQGRVQGGAQSIQALARVIGPVIGGQGYAIISHTMPAFMGMILISMAIMILTKK from the coding sequence ATGAATTCAACTATTAATAAACATGCTTTAACATTTGGTTTTATTTCCGTTTTTCTTACAGGGTTAGGTTTGACGATTGTTAGTCCCGTGCTACCATTTATCGTCGAGACGTACACCACGAATGCACATAGCCAAGCAACAGTAGTCACATTACTGATGGCAATGTATGCTCTGGCCGTTTTTTTAGCAGCACCTTTATTAGGAAAGTTAAGTGATCGTTATGGTCGTCGTCCAGTTATGATTTTGAGTTTATTAGGGTCTGCATTTGGTTATTTTATTTTTGGCTTAGGTGGTTCGATAATGCTTTTATTTATCGGACGCTTGATTGAAGGGATTACTGGTGGTGAAATTTCAGCTATCTTTGCTTATTTTTCAGATATTACACCAGTTAGTGAACGCACCAAATATTTTGGCTGGATTAGTGCGTTAGTCGGTGTTGGTACAGCTATTGGTCCAAGTCTGGGAGGTTTTTTAGCAACATTTGGGAACCATATTCCAATGTATGCAGGAGCAGTTATTACGTTACTAAATGCTATTTATGGGTATTTTTTTATGCCTGAAACGTTAGATAAGTCGCAACGTTTAACAAGTATTTCGATCCAACAGATGAATCCTTTGCGAGAGTTAGTACATTTATTGACACAGAAAGCTGTAAAATGGCTTTTACTTACGGGCTTTTTCATATGGGTTCCCAATGGTTCATTACAAGCAATTTTTTCTCAATTTTCAATCGATACATTTGCTTGGCAACCAACATTTATTGGATTTCTTTTTTCAATTTTAGGAATTTTGGATATTTTTTCACAGGCGTTTATTATGCCAAGAATGTTAACGAAATTATCTGACAAACAAATTGCGACAGTAGGTATGATTAGCGAAACAATTGGTTATGGATTGATTGCGTTATCGGCCATTTTTTCTGTGGTACCTATTTTCATTATAGGGATGACTTTATTTGGGATTGGTGATGCTATTTTCGGTCCCGCCTTTAATGGATTGCTATCTAAATCGGTGGCTGCTAATGAACAAGGTCGCGTGCAAGGTGGCGCACAGAGTATTCAAGCTCTTGCACGAGTCATCGGTCCAGTGATTGGTGGTCAAGGGTACGCGATAATTAGTCATACAATGCCTGCTTTCATGGGAATGATTTTAATTAGTATGGCAATAATGATTTTAACTAAAAAATAA
- a CDS encoding alginate O-acetyltransferase AlgX-related protein: MKKQNMLNLLLIIIFSSFTSIVGIIEIQASFDKLRETPQILSTTSQQEIEKILIDQLPYKRQLRDVYSLLLRAQGKAEARDFYITKTEDGYLQQANYFAESNPNIKKYAKQLEKMTKTLNDTTFLYVGSSGKYIHGVSKIRPGYPTNDVALQNLDELFLELSYRQINTLDLRKTVPEERDTYQEYYYKTHSIWTDVAAFQATIQIMDELQKKNSIFNYDKKYALSSNYRKDVYSKKMVGDQLRSTGIFFTTVDDLELFVPNFPVNLTYKDVSKNVTRQGDYYQTVINPVEYARKDTTYFNASTIYFGSELRHLKLINNQIETGGKIVLLTDNYFLSIAKYLALMNKEVEVIVTENETSKTIEKLIENEEFDAVVVATQSTSIQDSFYNFYK; the protein is encoded by the coding sequence ATGAAGAAACAAAATATGTTAAATCTCTTGCTAATCATTATCTTCTCCAGCTTTACATCAATAGTAGGAATAATAGAGATACAAGCATCCTTTGATAAGCTAAGAGAGACACCACAAATACTTTCAACTACTTCACAACAGGAGATTGAAAAAATTTTGATTGATCAACTGCCTTACAAAAGGCAATTGCGTGATGTGTATTCTTTATTGTTACGAGCTCAAGGAAAAGCGGAAGCACGTGATTTTTATATAACGAAAACAGAAGACGGCTATCTTCAACAAGCAAATTACTTTGCAGAAAGTAATCCTAATATAAAAAAATATGCAAAACAATTAGAAAAGATGACGAAAACTTTGAATGACACTACTTTTCTTTATGTAGGAAGCTCCGGAAAGTATATACATGGAGTAAGTAAAATAAGACCTGGTTATCCTACAAATGATGTTGCTTTACAAAATTTAGATGAATTATTTTTAGAATTATCTTATAGACAAATCAATACACTTGATTTACGTAAAACAGTTCCTGAAGAACGAGACACCTATCAGGAATATTATTATAAAACACATAGTATTTGGACAGATGTTGCTGCTTTTCAAGCAACGATTCAAATTATGGATGAACTACAAAAGAAGAACTCAATATTTAATTATGATAAAAAATATGCTTTATCCTCTAACTATCGCAAGGATGTTTATTCTAAAAAAATGGTAGGTGATCAATTACGTTCTACTGGAATTTTTTTTACAACTGTGGATGATTTAGAATTATTTGTACCCAACTTTCCTGTTAATCTGACCTATAAAGACGTATCAAAAAATGTAACTCGTCAAGGAGATTACTATCAAACTGTTATTAATCCTGTAGAATACGCAAGAAAAGATACCACATATTTCAATGCTTCAACTATCTATTTTGGATCTGAATTAAGGCATTTAAAGCTAATAAACAATCAAATAGAGACAGGTGGAAAAATAGTCTTATTAACAGATAATTATTTTTTATCCATTGCTAAATATTTAGCTTTAATGAATAAAGAAGTTGAAGTTATAGTGACTGAAAATGAAACATCCAAAACAATTGAGAAATTAATAGAAAATGAAGAGTTTGATGCGGTAGTAGTAGCAACACAAAGTACATCTATCCAAGATTCCTTTTATAATTTTTACAAGTAA
- a CDS encoding class I SAM-dependent methyltransferase, with product MKWNALIYDTHHDFVAEYGKGLLELIPLNQEQRILDLGCGTGTLTKQLTNYGNVLGVDGSASMIAQAKKRYPEVVFQVMDALQLPFENEWEVIFSNAVFHWINNHQQLLSSIYQALVPEGQLICEFGAYGNIQVIEESFQLALEKRNCAYQSKFTFPKIADFAKLLENQGFIIDAIVDYDRPTVLSGGEQGLAIWGKQFFETELAVFSEVEQEQILTDFVETAHEKLWQESDWIADYRRLRVVAHK from the coding sequence ATGAAATGGAATGCACTGATTTATGACACACATCATGATTTTGTTGCGGAATATGGTAAAGGTTTATTAGAACTTATTCCATTAAATCAAGAACAACGAATTCTTGATTTAGGATGTGGAACCGGGACATTAACTAAACAGCTGACAAACTATGGCAATGTTCTTGGTGTAGATGGTTCGGCATCTATGATTGCACAAGCAAAAAAACGTTACCCAGAAGTGGTATTTCAAGTCATGGATGCGTTACAACTTCCATTTGAAAATGAATGGGAGGTTATTTTTTCAAATGCAGTATTTCATTGGATCAATAATCATCAACAACTTTTATCATCGATCTATCAAGCGTTAGTACCAGAAGGGCAATTGATTTGTGAGTTTGGTGCTTATGGAAACATTCAAGTAATCGAAGAAAGTTTTCAATTAGCTTTAGAAAAACGAAATTGTGCGTATCAATCAAAATTTACTTTTCCAAAAATAGCTGATTTTGCAAAATTATTAGAAAATCAAGGCTTTATCATTGATGCTATAGTTGATTACGATCGTCCAACAGTTCTATCAGGAGGCGAACAGGGATTAGCAATTTGGGGAAAACAATTTTTTGAAACGGAATTAGCTGTGTTCTCAGAAGTAGAACAAGAGCAGATTCTCACTGATTTTGTTGAAACTGCTCATGAAAAATTATGGCAAGAGAGTGATTGGATTGCTGACTATCGCCGATTACGTGTAGTTGCGCATAAATAG
- a CDS encoding CotH kinase family protein, producing MKYNRKKTMITIVVLLVIVIFVSLLTQIPQSKKMNSIYEQPLEEAPLKKNPLQGINKQWEVDESFSTNLPIIVIDTGNEKPPISMKQEKDGVFVPIPEVTPYRSGTFKIIDTGKENHITDRAEVESLIQIKRRGNSSMLYEKAQYLIKLVTESGQERYLDFFGMGSDQEWILNGSLMDKSMMRNYLALRLTDKIMPYTPESVYTEVIYHEHGRYYYEGVHLLMENVRQGNDRVAIEPAKNADSFPSYIARRDRIAEDEVILDTWATRKKLSANYLGLIYPSKKNVTQKEIDFVTEDLSKIEQVIYSNDPDIFATYSRYIDVASFVDYFLVNEFFASYDSGLNSTYMYKDKGQKLKMGPVWDFDGTMDNYLHEPLEYKVTSFQVSPWFDRLIKDKHFIKLLQKRYAELRRGAFSDENVLNTVDMITAHLGDAIDREWTRWGHIYTTENKLSLDNFGENDEFVRNAIEYRVEMYRLKTAILKHATSIGPYLNILEKDTKMDTGITYYMPLLLLVAVLGFALPAFKASRK from the coding sequence ATGAAATATAATCGTAAAAAAACAATGATTACTATTGTAGTATTACTTGTAATAGTTATTTTTGTTTCATTACTCACTCAAATACCTCAATCTAAAAAAATGAACAGTATATATGAACAACCATTGGAAGAAGCGCCTTTAAAAAAGAATCCGCTGCAAGGAATTAATAAGCAGTGGGAAGTAGACGAAAGTTTTTCAACTAATCTTCCTATTATTGTCATTGATACAGGAAATGAAAAACCACCAATCAGCATGAAGCAAGAAAAAGATGGTGTCTTTGTACCTATTCCTGAAGTAACGCCTTATCGATCAGGAACATTTAAAATTATTGATACAGGAAAAGAAAATCATATTACAGATAGAGCTGAAGTAGAGAGTTTAATTCAAATAAAACGTCGAGGAAATAGCTCGATGCTTTATGAAAAAGCGCAATATCTAATCAAATTAGTAACTGAATCAGGTCAAGAACGTTATCTAGATTTTTTTGGAATGGGTTCAGATCAAGAATGGATACTCAATGGATCGTTAATGGATAAAAGTATGATGCGTAATTATTTAGCACTACGTCTGACGGATAAAATTATGCCTTATACACCGGAATCTGTTTATACAGAAGTAATTTATCATGAACATGGGCGCTATTACTATGAAGGAGTACATCTGTTAATGGAAAATGTGCGTCAGGGAAACGATAGAGTAGCTATTGAACCGGCTAAAAATGCTGATTCATTTCCTTCCTATATTGCTAGAAGAGATCGTATTGCTGAAGATGAAGTTATTTTGGATACATGGGCAACTAGAAAAAAATTAAGTGCTAATTATTTAGGTCTGATTTATCCAAGTAAGAAAAATGTGACGCAAAAAGAAATTGATTTTGTAACAGAAGATTTAAGTAAAATTGAGCAGGTTATTTATTCAAATGATCCAGATATTTTTGCCACTTATTCACGTTATATTGATGTCGCTTCTTTTGTTGATTATTTCTTAGTTAATGAGTTCTTTGCAAGTTATGATTCTGGATTAAATTCGACCTATATGTACAAAGATAAAGGTCAAAAACTAAAAATGGGTCCGGTTTGGGATTTTGATGGCACGATGGATAATTATCTTCATGAACCATTAGAGTACAAAGTGACTTCATTTCAAGTAAGTCCATGGTTTGATCGCTTAATTAAGGATAAGCATTTTATTAAGCTTCTACAAAAACGTTATGCTGAATTACGAAGAGGCGCTTTTTCAGATGAAAATGTTTTGAATACTGTGGATATGATTACAGCCCATTTAGGTGATGCTATTGATAGAGAATGGACACGTTGGGGGCATATATATACGACTGAAAATAAATTGAGTTTAGACAATTTTGGTGAGAACGATGAATTCGTACGAAATGCCATAGAATATCGTGTGGAAATGTATCGTTTAAAAACAGCTATTTTAAAACATGCGACCTCTATAGGACCGTATTTAAATATATTAGAAAAAGATACAAAAATGGATACAGGAATAACGTATTATATGCCATTACTATTATTAGTTGCTGTCCTTGGTTTTGCTTTACCAGCATTTAAAGCATCAAGGAAATAG
- a CDS encoding MBOAT family O-acyltransferase: MRFETISFITLFLPLTLVIYYSVARFLKIQNGLLLLASLLFYYVGTTNFFASVILVSCIIWNWLGGLFLERQMKRNKYVRSALYIGIGGNLFILVSCRVLNQWSEITNQLFNHWMLPLGISWVVLQGIGYCMEVFLKETTAEKNIFMIALYIAFFPKIAYGPLIDFSIMKNQFLMRNYEISIFVEGIRRFVIGLSKKVLIADQFAYFLNYAFVQSSLDNTVIQSSVTMAWLALFVNGIYYYFLLSGYADMAIGLAKMFGFSLPENFDNPFIATSLTDFWKRWNITLIRWFRKYFFSLVNLKKNRDQVIINLFVIWLLIGLWYGFGWQFILWGAFNFAILIVEYFFYFSENNSYIILRRVYTTLTVFLGFIFLRSQSLYHTGQFFSDLFGLNNNGFYDARVMAFIRELWIPIILSCYIMFIHPLVKEKIKITSVGLLKLGNTIGILLLYILCLLFMLLGFQVNQVFA; this comes from the coding sequence ATGCGATTTGAAACGATTTCTTTTATCACTCTCTTTTTACCGTTAACATTAGTAATATATTATAGCGTAGCTCGCTTTTTGAAAATTCAAAATGGATTGCTACTTTTAGCTAGTTTATTATTTTATTATGTAGGAACAACCAATTTTTTTGCTAGTGTTATTTTAGTTAGTTGTATTATTTGGAATTGGCTAGGAGGCCTTTTTTTAGAAAGACAAATGAAGAGAAATAAATATGTAAGAAGTGCGTTGTATATCGGAATAGGCGGTAATCTGTTCATTCTTGTAAGTTGTCGTGTTCTTAATCAATGGTCAGAAATTACGAATCAATTATTTAATCATTGGATGTTACCTTTAGGCATTTCATGGGTAGTTTTACAAGGGATAGGTTATTGCATGGAAGTGTTTCTTAAGGAGACAACGGCGGAAAAGAATATTTTTATGATTGCGCTGTATATAGCATTTTTTCCCAAAATAGCCTATGGGCCATTAATTGATTTTTCAATAATGAAAAATCAATTTCTAATGCGCAACTATGAGATAAGCATATTTGTAGAAGGGATTCGTCGATTTGTTATTGGTTTGTCAAAAAAAGTATTGATAGCCGATCAATTTGCCTATTTTTTAAACTATGCGTTTGTGCAATCCTCTCTTGATAATACCGTCATACAATCCTCAGTCACAATGGCGTGGTTAGCATTGTTTGTAAATGGCATCTATTATTACTTCCTTTTATCTGGATACGCGGATATGGCTATCGGACTGGCGAAAATGTTTGGTTTTTCTTTACCAGAAAACTTTGATAATCCATTTATTGCGACTTCTTTAACAGATTTTTGGAAACGTTGGAATATCACCTTAATTCGTTGGTTTAGAAAATATTTTTTCAGTTTAGTTAATCTGAAGAAAAATCGTGATCAAGTTATCATTAATTTATTTGTTATTTGGTTATTAATTGGTTTATGGTATGGTTTTGGTTGGCAATTTATTTTATGGGGAGCGTTTAACTTTGCTATTTTAATAGTAGAGTATTTCTTTTATTTTTCTGAGAATAACTCTTATATCATTTTACGAAGAGTTTATACAACGTTGACAGTATTTTTGGGTTTTATTTTTTTGAGAAGTCAATCACTCTACCACACTGGTCAATTTTTTAGTGATTTATTTGGTTTAAATAATAATGGGTTTTACGATGCTCGAGTTATGGCATTTATTAGAGAATTATGGATACCTATTATTCTATCTTGTTACATCATGTTTATTCATCCTCTGGTTAAAGAAAAAATAAAGATTACATCAGTAGGATTGCTAAAATTAGGCAATACGATAGGCATTCTATTACTTTATATTCTGTGCTTATTGTTCATGTTGCTAGGATTTCAAGTTAATCAAGTATTTGCTTAA
- a CDS encoding DUF1292 domain-containing protein, whose protein sequence is MTEHTHDHNHEGHEHITLVDDQGNETLYEILLTIDGEEEFGRNYVLLYPAGVPEDEEVELQAYAYVENADGTEGDLEEIKTDKEWDMIEEVFNTFMAEEEE, encoded by the coding sequence ATGACAGAACATACACATGATCATAACCATGAAGGACATGAACACATTACTTTAGTAGATGACCAAGGTAATGAAACACTTTACGAAATCTTATTAACAATTGATGGTGAAGAAGAATTCGGACGCAATTATGTATTATTATATCCAGCTGGAGTACCAGAAGACGAAGAAGTAGAATTACAAGCATATGCTTACGTTGAAAATGCCGATGGTACTGAAGGCGACTTAGAAGAAATCAAAACAGATAAAGAGTGGGACATGATCGAAGAAGTGTTCAACACTTTCATGGCTGAAGAAGAAGAATAA
- a CDS encoding MBL fold metallo-hydrolase: MRVIKNDFLERSFIIFRFIIFIAVLAGAFFLVRHYNTAKDNERPLDVYFLSTVKDANATLLTQGANTILIDTGEQQDYQALKKLLKDEQIKTIDYLILTHPDKDHVGGVLNILQDFSVVHVIMPYYGKEHENLEKITNELTALEVSVTYPSRTRNFALGSIKLTVYPPLERHYKKDNNYSLATLVTYQQTNMLFVGDSESKRLQELMQVNWPTIDLYLVAHHGRANLSSESFIEQIKPKIAVTTASSNDLEVQNALKELASTIYFTNKQTLHFQSNGEEIERK; this comes from the coding sequence GTGAGAGTAATTAAAAATGATTTTTTAGAAAGAAGTTTTATCATCTTTCGTTTTATAATTTTTATTGCTGTGTTGGCAGGAGCTTTTTTTCTAGTTCGCCATTATAATACAGCGAAAGACAATGAACGACCACTAGATGTCTATTTTCTTTCCACAGTTAAAGATGCAAATGCTACTTTGCTGACACAAGGCGCAAATACGATTTTAATTGATACAGGAGAACAACAAGACTACCAAGCGTTAAAAAAATTATTAAAAGACGAACAAATCAAAACGATTGATTACTTAATTTTAACGCATCCAGATAAAGATCATGTTGGTGGTGTGTTAAATATCTTACAAGATTTTTCTGTTGTTCATGTAATTATGCCTTATTATGGTAAAGAGCACGAAAACTTGGAAAAAATAACTAACGAACTGACAGCTTTGGAAGTGTCTGTAACCTATCCTTCGAGGACACGTAATTTTGCTTTAGGATCTATAAAATTGACAGTATACCCGCCTTTAGAGAGACATTACAAAAAAGATAATAATTACTCGCTTGCTACTTTAGTTACATATCAACAAACAAATATGCTATTTGTCGGTGATAGTGAATCAAAAAGATTGCAAGAGTTGATGCAAGTTAATTGGCCTACCATAGATTTATATCTAGTTGCACATCATGGGCGTGCTAATTTATCATCAGAATCTTTTATAGAGCAAATTAAACCAAAAATAGCTGTAACTACAGCCTCTAGCAATGACTTAGAAGTACAAAATGCACTAAAAGAGTTAGCATCAACTATTTATTTTACAAACAAACAAACGTTGCATTTCCAAAGCAATGGAGAGGAAATTGAAAGGAAATGA